In Vagococcus hydrophili, one DNA window encodes the following:
- a CDS encoding 16S rRNA (uracil(1498)-N(3))-methyltransferase: MQRYFIDEDYLEQVEFELVGDDFHHAAHVMRVKPEDKCFLIFTNEIAIVAEITDIEAERIVLKEIRKEQMEKEMPVTVSIACGFTKGDKLEWVAQKATELGMSELIAFPSKTSVVKWDEKKLAKKEQRFDKIVKEAAEQSHRQRVPKVTLLASFKPFLESLSDYDHVLVAYEESAKEGEVKSFVKVLQEVKKGEKLLIIFGPEGGITPEEIALFEEHQGVLCGLGPRILRAETAPLYALSAMSYQWELLQ; this comes from the coding sequence ATGCAACGATACTTTATTGATGAGGATTATCTAGAGCAAGTTGAGTTTGAATTAGTTGGTGACGACTTTCATCACGCCGCTCATGTGATGCGAGTTAAACCTGAGGATAAGTGTTTCCTGATTTTTACTAATGAAATTGCGATTGTGGCAGAGATAACTGATATTGAAGCTGAGCGCATTGTCTTAAAAGAAATTCGTAAAGAACAAATGGAAAAAGAGATGCCAGTGACTGTGTCGATTGCTTGTGGGTTTACTAAAGGTGACAAACTAGAGTGGGTGGCTCAAAAAGCAACAGAGCTTGGTATGTCGGAATTGATTGCTTTTCCAAGTAAAACTTCTGTGGTTAAATGGGATGAAAAAAAATTAGCTAAAAAAGAGCAACGCTTTGATAAAATTGTTAAAGAAGCAGCGGAACAATCTCATCGTCAAAGAGTTCCCAAAGTAACTTTATTAGCTAGCTTTAAACCTTTTTTAGAAAGTTTATCTGATTACGATCACGTCTTAGTTGCCTATGAAGAATCAGCTAAAGAAGGGGAAGTGAAGAGTTTTGTCAAAGTCTTGCAAGAGGTCAAAAAAGGCGAGAAACTCTTAATTATCTTTGGACCAGAAGGTGGTATTACACCAGAAGAAATTGCTCTTTTTGAAGAGCATCAAGGCGTTTTATGTGGCTTAGGACCACGAATACTCCGAGCAGAAACAGCCCCACTTTACGCTTTATCAGCTATGAGTTATCAGTGGGAGTTATTACAATAA
- the prmA gene encoding 50S ribosomal protein L11 methyltransferase, with amino-acid sequence MKWNQVSVLTTSEAVEAVSNILMESGANGVAIEDAMDVINFESDAFGEILDAATFDHIKEGAKVIAYYPETIFLPEILPTVKSRVEELITFGLDIGENKIETSEVVENDWATAWKKYYHPVNISRYLTIVPEWQEYTPHSADEHVMKLDPGMAFGTGTHPTTRLTLQALEVVLRGGETVLDVGTGSGVLSIASKCLGAGEVFAYDLDEVAVNSAKENMNLNPVAKDVHVSANNLLVGVDQKADVIVANILADIIIALIPDAYRCLNEGGTFIISGIIEDKESDVLEVLYANGFEVDQRFQQKDWLAFIIKKSTED; translated from the coding sequence ATGAAGTGGAATCAAGTCTCAGTTTTAACAACAAGTGAAGCAGTGGAAGCTGTTTCTAATATTTTAATGGAATCAGGAGCAAACGGTGTTGCCATTGAAGACGCGATGGATGTGATTAATTTTGAAAGTGATGCCTTTGGCGAAATTTTAGATGCAGCAACCTTTGATCATATTAAAGAAGGCGCAAAAGTGATTGCCTACTACCCTGAAACGATCTTTTTACCAGAAATCTTACCAACTGTTAAGTCACGAGTTGAAGAGTTAATAACATTCGGCTTAGATATTGGTGAAAATAAAATTGAAACCTCAGAAGTGGTGGAAAATGATTGGGCAACAGCATGGAAAAAATATTATCATCCAGTAAATATTAGTCGTTATTTAACGATTGTTCCTGAATGGCAAGAATACACACCTCATTCAGCAGATGAACATGTGATGAAATTAGATCCAGGCATGGCGTTTGGTACAGGAACACATCCAACGACTCGTTTAACATTACAAGCTTTAGAAGTTGTATTACGTGGTGGTGAAACAGTCCTTGATGTGGGAACGGGGTCTGGCGTTTTAAGTATTGCCAGTAAATGTTTAGGTGCAGGTGAGGTTTTTGCCTATGATTTAGATGAGGTAGCTGTTAATTCAGCCAAAGAAAATATGAACTTAAACCCAGTGGCAAAAGATGTGCATGTTTCAGCAAATAACCTATTAGTGGGTGTTGATCAAAAAGCAGATGTGATTGTGGCAAATATTTTGGCAGACATTATTATTGCCTTAATTCCTGATGCGTACCGTTGTTTAAATGAGGGTGGCACGTTTATTATTTCAGGTATCATTGAAGACAAAGAGTCAGACGTGTTAGAAGTTCTTTACGCTAATGGCTTTGAAGTGGACCAACGATTCCAACAAAAAGATTGGTTAGCCTTTATTATTAAGAAAAGTACTGAGGACTAA